Part of the Streptomyces sp. WMMC500 genome is shown below.
GCTGAAGCTGTGGACGGTGCTGCGCCGCTTCGGCCTCGCGGGCATACGCGACCACGTGCGCCGGCACGTCGGGCTCGCCGCGGAGCTGGAGTCGTGGGCGGCGGCCGACCCGCGGTTCGCGCCGGGGGTGCCGCGGAGCCTGGCGCTGGTGTGCCTGTACGTCGCCACCGGCCGCGGCACCGACGCCGACAACGCCGCGACGAAGGCGGTCCTGGAGCGGATCAACGCCGGCGGGCGGTCGTACGTCACGCACACCGTGGTCGACGGCCGCTACCTGCTGCGGGTCGCGATCGGCGGACTGGAGACCGAGGAGCGGCACGTACGGGCTCTGTGGGACGACCTGTGCGCCGCGGCCGACGCCGTGACCGGCGCGGACGAGGGGGCACCCGCGGGGTGATCCGCCGGGGGCGCCCGCGGGGTCCCGCGGCCCGTCGCTTGACCTTGTCGCGACGTCAACGTTTCTACTGAGGTCATGCGAATCGGAGAGCTCGCCGCGCTCGCCGGGGTCACCACCCGTACGGTGCGGCATTACCACCGCATCGGGCTGCTGCCCGAGCCCGCCCGCCGCGCCAACGGCTACCGCGTCTACACCCTGCGCGACACCGTCGAGCTGGCCCGCGTCCGCCGGCTGACCGAGCTGGGCCTCAGCCTCGACGAGGTCCGCGACGCGCTCGCCGACGACGCCGGCAAGGAACTGCACGAGATCCTCGCCGGGCTGGACGCCGACCTCGCCCGCCAGGAGGCGGCGATCCGGCAGCGCCGCGCGCGCCTCGCCGAGCTGCTGCGGCAGGCGGAGGGCGGCGGGCTGCCCGCCGAGGGGCCGGTGTCGCCGGAGCTGGCGGCGGTGTTCGCCGACATGTCACGGGCCTCCGCCCGGCTCGGCGTGCCCGAGCCGGCGAGCGCGGCGAAGGAGCGGGAGCTGCTCGCGCTGCTGGACACCACCGCGGACGACGCACACCGCGGCTGGCTCGGCGCGCTGGTGCACGCGCTCAGCGCCGATCCGGAGGCGATGACCCGCGCGTACGGCATCTACGCCCGGCTCGACGAACTGGCCGACGCCGACCCCGGCGACCCGCGCGTCGGGGAGCTGGCCCGGGACGTGGTCGCCGCCATGCCGGACGAGGCCGTGGAACTGGTCGCCGCCGGGTCCCACGCGACCGAGGGCGGGGCTGGAGACGGCGGCGACGAGCGCGGGGAGGCCTTCGCGGAGATGTTCTTCGCGGACTTCCCCCCGGCGCAGGCCGAGGTCGTGCGCCGGGCGATGGCCCTGCTCGGAGAGCGGACGGGCGGGGCCGGCGAGGCGGGCGGGGCCGGGCGCGCGGGCCGGCGGCGCGGGGAGAGCGCGTCGTGAACGCTCTGCGCCGCACGGTCCGCTGGGCCCTGGCCTCGCTCGTTCCCGGCGAGCTGGTGCTCGTGCTGTGCCTCGCCTCGGGCGTGCGTATCCCGGAGCCGGTGCTGCTCGCCGTCGAGGTTGCCGTCCTGCTGGTCACCGCGGCCCTGGTCACGCTGCTGGCCGCCGACTACCGCCGCCACCGCGGCGCCGGCCTCGCGCCCCGCGCGGCCGGTCTGGAGGCCGTACGGGACAGCGTCCCGGCCGCCGTGCGCAGGCTCACCGTGCACGAGGTGAAGCTCTTCACCGCCACCCTGCGCTGGCTCGCCCGCCGCCCGAAGCACGGCGTCGGCCCCGGCGACACCGCCGTCCCGTACGCCGCCGGGCAGTCGTTCACGTTCTACGGCTTCCTCTTCGTCTCGGTGGTCGAGACCGTGGCGCTGGCCCTCGTCATCCCCTGGCCGGTGGTGCACGCCGTACTGCTGGTGGTCGACCTGTGGGGCATCTACTTCATCCTCGCGCTCCAGGCCGCCTGCGTGGTCCGGCCGCACGTCGTCGGCGGGGACGGCTCGCTGCGCGTACGGTACGGGGTCCTCCTGGACATACCCGTACCGGCCGAGCTGATCGCGAACGCCCGGCTGGAGCGCCGCTTCCCGGACGGGGGCGGGCTGCTGCGGCTGGCCGACGACGGCACGGCGGACCTGGCCGTCGGAGGGCAGACGACGGTGACGGTCGAGCTGACGGAGCCGGTCTCGTTCGTCCGGCCGCTGGGCGGGCCGGCGCGGGCGCGGGTGCTGCGGTTCTACGCGGACGACCCGCGGCCGGTGGTCGACGCCCTGCGCGCGGCGCGGGACGAGGCGCGGGAGGCGGCGCGGGAGCGGGAGGCGGCGCGGGAGGAACAGGGGGTATGGGGGGAGTCCGGCGAGGCGCCGCCGCCGGACGCTCAGGGCGCCGGCACGAACCCCACCGGGGACACCCCGGGCTCCGCCGCCGTCAGCCGGACCCGCAGCCGGTGGCCGAGCGGCAACGGCTCGCCGGCCGCGGGGCCGGGCGCCGAGTCCGCCGACTCCACGCGGCCGATGACCGCCGGCTCGTAGAGCTGCACCGTGCCCCGCGTCGGCCGGTCCTCGTCGACCTTCACCACGTGCCCGTCGAAGACCTCCCCGATCCGCCCGCTCATGAGCGCCGCCTCGACCAGGTCCACGCACTCCCGCTCCAGCCGGGCCGCCCGCGCCGCGCCCGCGGCCATCAGCTCCGGGATGCCGCCCAGCGCCTCGCGCACCCACTCCGGCGCGGGCTCGTCCGCCACCGCCGCCAGGCACAGCTCCCCGGCGTACCGGTCGGCCAGCCGGCGCAGCGGTGCCGTGCAGTGCGCGTACTCGTCGGCCACCGCGACGTGCACCGCGTCCTGGCGGGCAGGCGGCGCGCCGTCGAAGACGGTGTACCCGGCGCCGCGCAGCAGCGCGGTGCACTCCTGGAGGAACGCCGCGTGGTTGGCCATCTGCGGGTTGAGCGAGCGGATCAGCTCGGGGTAGTCCAGGCCCTCGGGCCAGTCGATGTCCAGCGCGCGGGCCACCCGGTGCAGATACGTCAGCGCGCCGCGCCGCGCGGGCGGCAGCGTACGCAGGATGCCGGTGCCGGCGGCGAGCATCAGGTCCGCGGCGGCCATGCCGGTGAGCAGGGACACCTGCGCGTTCCAGCCGTGGGCGGGCAGCGGGGCGCGGTACTCCAGCGCGTAGCCGCCGTCCCGCCGCGCCACCTCCTGCTCCGGTACGCCCAGCGAGATCCCGCCCCGCTCGCGCTCCAGCTCCTCGCGCAGCAGCCCGACGTCGCGCAGCAGCGCCACCGGCTCCTCGGCGGTGCCCTCGTCGATGGTCTGCTGTACGCCGCCGTAGTCGAGCCGCGCCCGGCTGCGTACCAGCGCGCGGGCGACCCTGGCCTCGGCGGTCTGCCCGCTGGAGTCGAGGTCGATCTCCCAGAGCAGGGCGGGGGCGGTCTGGTCGGGCAGCAGGCTGGCGGCGCCCTCGCAGAGCTGCTCGGGGTGCAGGGGAACGCGGGTGTCGGGGAAGTACAGCGTCGTCACGCGGCGGCGCGCCTCGGCGTCGAGGGCTCCGCCGGGCGTCACGAAGGCGGCGACGTCGGCGATGGCGTAGTGGATGCGGAAGCCGCCGCCGCCCCGGCGGGCGATGTGGACGGCCTGGTCCAGATCGCGGGAGCCGGGCGGGTCGACGGTGTAGAGCGGGATGTCGGTCGCGTCCCGTTCCGGCAGCCGGGGCGCCTTCGCGGCGCGGTCGGCCTCGGCGAGCACCTCGGGCGGGAAAGCGGCGGGTACGTCCTCGGCGGCGCGCAGCCGGCGGAGGGCGGCGCGGAGCGGGGCGTCCTCGGCGTCGACGGCGTACAGGATGCGTTGTGGCACGCATATCACCATAATTCGGACGACCGTCCCGGGCGCGCCACCGCGGCCGGATCAGCCCCCCGCGCCGCGGGCGGGCGGCGCGCTCAGACCTGCTGCAACGGGCGGTGCGGGGCGTCCGGCAGCACGACGACGACCGGGTCTCCGGGACGTACCACACCGCCCGTCAGCACCACGCTCATCACGCCCGCCCTGCGCACCACGTTCCCCGCCGCGTCGCGGCCCACGACCTGCTTGAGCAGCCCACCCTGGAACCCGTCGATCTGACTGCAGGGGTTGCGCAGCCCGGTGACCTCGACGACCGCCTCGGCACCGAGGTGCAGCAGCGTGCCGGTGGGCAGGCGGAGGAGGTCGACGCCGCGGGTCGTGACGTTCTCGCCCATCTCCCCGGGGCGTACCCGAAAGCCCGCCGCGGCGACCTCCGCGAACAACTCCTCGTGGATCAGGTGCACCTGCCGCAGGTTCGGCTGGGAGGGGTCGCGGGCGACCCGGGAGCGGTGCCTGACCGTGACCCCGGCGTGTACGTCGCCCTCGACGCCGAGGCCGGCGAGGAGGGTGATGGCCTCGCGGGCCGGTTTGGTGAAGGTGTACTCGCCGCTGCTGCAGACCGCCGTGACCGTGCCGTTCATGAGGTACGGACCCCCTCCGCCGTGACCGCTGCTCCGCTACGAGCCTAACCGGCGGGTGGACGGGGCGGCATCTGTCCGGCATGCGGGACCGCGGCATATTGATTCGTACGGACGGGTGGGCGCATGGCAGCCTGGCCCGCATGCTTGGAGTCACCGATCTGTCGACGTACCTCGCCGGACTGGCCCTGATCATCCTGCTCCCGGGGCCCAACTCCCTCTACGTCGTCTCCGTCGCCGCCCGCCGCGGCGCCCGGGCCGGCTACCGCGCGGCCGGCGGCGTGATGTGCGGCGACATGGTGCTCATGGTGCTCTCCGCGGGCGGCGTGGCCTCCCTGTTGCAGGCCAGCCCGACGGCGTTCGCCGTGGTCAAGTTCGCGGGCGCCGGCTATCTGACGTGGCTGGCGGTCGGGATGCTGCGCGGCGCGTGGCGGATGTGGCGCGAACGGGAGGCGCGGGCCGTCGCCCGGGCGGAGGGTGAACCGGCGGGGGCGGAGCAGGCGCGGGGGGAGATGGAGCGGCCGTACCGCCGGGCGTTCGTCGTCAGCCTGCTCAACCCGAAGGCGATACTGTTCTTCGTCTCGTTCTTCGTGCAGTTCATCGACCCGGCGTACGCGCACCCGGAGTTGACGTTCCTCGTGCTGGCGGCCTGGGCGCAGTTGTTCAGCATCACGTACCTGACGGCCCTGATCTTCAGCGGCACGCACCTCGCCGCGCTCTTCCGCCGCCGGCGGCGGCTGACGGCCGGGATGTCCGCGGCGGCGGGCACGGCGTTCCTCGGCTTCGCCGCCAAGCTGTCGATGAGCAGCGCGTAGGTCCGGCATTGCGGTCCGCGCGGCCTTCAGCGCGGCGGTCCGCCCGGCGGGCCGCGTCGCCGCGTCGCCGCGCGGGCCGTGGGCTGCCCGGCCCTGACCACCGGACAGCCCCGGCACCCCGCGGATCCCGCGGCCCCTCGGGATCCGGCGGGCTCCCGCTGCCCCCCGCCGGCTCCCGTGGGTGTCAGAAGGGCGTCAGCGTCAGCGTGAGCTGCTGCGGAGCCCCGTCCTCGATGTACGACGCGAAGCCGGAGACGTCGTCGAAGGCGAACCCGTACGCCCGGCCGTCCTCGGACACCTCGTGCATCACCCGTGCGTAGTGGTTTGAGATGTCGGTGCCGTAGAAGGCGGACGCGTCGGTGACCGGCTGGTCGGCGTGGTCGCGCAGCGTGGTGCGGTTCAGCGCCGCGCCCAGGACCGCGGCGACCGGCCCCGTCGTGCCGTCGTTCGGCGCGGCGAGCTTGCCGTCGCAGAACAGCACGTCACGGGTGGGCGGCCGGTCGAAGGCCACGTCGGCGGGGCCGGTGAAGGACAGCCGGTCACCGGCGACGCGACCGGTGAAGGTACCGGCGTTCGTCGTGACCTTCAGGTCCTTGCCCGCGTACGCCGACCAGACCTCGTCCACGTACCCGTCGAGATACGCGCCGTCGAACAGCCCGGCGTCCAGGCCGTGCCCGGGGGCGATGACGCGCAGCCCGTCCGCGTCCACCAGCCGGTCGAAGCCCTCGGTGCCGGCCAGGGTGTCGAACACCTGCTTGCGGGCGCCGTCCTTGAGCGTCCCGGTCGTCTGGTCCTTCGCGCCCGTCAGGTGGATCGACATCGGGACGCTGAACATGTCGACCATGGTGGTGTTGCAGAACATGCCGGCGTCGTTGAGCGTGAACTCCATGCAGTCGTGCACCACGGCGTAGTTGGGGTCGGTCGACACCCAGCCCGCGGGATACGCGAGCGCCGCGTTGCCGGCGCCGTCCGTGACCGCCTTCATCTTCAGCTTGCCGCCGAGGGCGACGTACAGCCGTCCCGACATGTTCGGCAGGGTCAGAGCCGTGTCGCCGCTGCCGGCGAAGGGGATGGCGTAGTCCGTGTAGCCGTCGGGGCCGTTGTCGTCGAGCGAGATCGGCGCGAGCGTCCCGTCCGGCGTGAGGCGGACCTGCCGGCCGCCCTCGTTGCCGACGACGTAGATGCTGACGGAGGAGTTCTCGTACGCCCCGGTCTTGTTGACGACGGTCACGTCGAGGGCCGCGGCGGCGCCGCCCGCCCGCGCCGCGGAGAGCACCAGAGGTGTCCCCGCGGCGGCGGACGCGACGGCAAGGCCACCCAGCAGCCTGCGTCGCGAGATCACTTGGCGGCACCTCCGGACTGCTCGACGGACACGTAGTCGACGACCATCGGCACGCCGGGCCGGGTGGCGTCGACGGGGGTGGCGTGCCCGGCGACGCCGTCGGGGAAGGCCCCGCCCATGGCGACGTTGAGGAGGAGGAAGTGGCCGTGGTGGGCGAGGTTCGCCCAGGTCTCGGCGCCCACCTGGTCGGCGTTGACGGAGTGGTACTGCTGGCCGTCCACGTACCAGCGCAGCTCCTCGACGGAGCCGGAGCGGTCCAGCTCCAGCGCGTACTCGTGGAAGCCGGACTGGCAACTGCCGCCCGGGCAGGCGCGGGAGGCGCCGAGGCCGTTGTTCTCGTTGCACGGGCCGCCGGGGGCGGTGCCGCAGTGCAGGACGCCCCAGACGCTGTCGATGCCGTTGACGTTCTCCATGATGTCGAACTCGCCGATGCCCGGCCAGTTCCAGTAGTTGCCGCGGTAGGCGTCGCCGAGCGTCCAGAACGCGGGCCAGTAGCCGAGGGCTTCCTCGCCGGTGATGTTCGGCATCTGGATACGGGCCTCGATGCGCATCACGCCGCCCGCGGGGGCCTGGAAGTCGGTGCGCTGGGTCTCGATCCGGGCGGACGTCCAGCCGCCGGAGCCGTTGCGGCGGGGGGTGATGGTGAGGTGCCCGTTGCCGTCCTTCTGGAGGTTCTCGGGGCTGTCGGTGTACGTCTGGATCTCGCCGGTGCCCCAGTTGGCGGGGCCGCCGGGGTAGGAAGTGCCGGTGTCGATGATCCAGTTGGCTGCGTCCGGCGGGGAGCCGGCGGCGCCGTCGAAGTCGTCGCGGAAGACCTCGGCGAGGGGCGCCGGGGCGTTGCCGTCGTCCTCGCCGGCCGTCGCGGAGGGCAGGGTCAGGGCGCTGACCGCGGCCAGCGTCGCGACCGCGCAGAGCAGTATCCTGCGCCACCGTCGTCGTATCGCGTGCATGTCTGGCAGCTCCTCGGGGTGTGGGGGATGAGGAGGTTCTCCCCTGGGGATGCGCCCGTTTGAGAGCGCTCTCAGGTTGTGTTGAGGCACACTGCCGAGTGGGCGGGCTACTGTCAAGGCCCACCGAGTGAAGAGGAGTTGAGGTGTCCGGGAACCGCCCCACGCTGGAGGCCGTCGCCGCCCGCGCCGGAGTGTCGCGGGCCACGGTGTCGCGCGTGGTCAACGGGGGCGCGGGGGTGCGGGAGTCGCTGCGCGAACGGGTGCACCGCGCCGTGGCCGAACTCGGCTACGTACCGAACCAGGCCGCGCGCACCCTCGTCACCCGGCGCACCGGCGCGGTCGCCGTCGTCATCGCGGAGCCCGAGAGCCGGGTCTTCGCCGACCCGTTCTTCGCCCGGCAGTTGCGCGGGATCAGCGGCGCGCTGGCCGCGGCGGACACGCAGTTGGTGCTGCTGTACGTCGCCGACCGCGAGGACTACCCGCGCATCGGCCGGTTCCTGTCGGGCGGGCACGTGGACGGCGCGCTGATGTTCTCGCTGCACCGCGACGACCCGCTGCCGGGCATGGCCGCGG
Proteins encoded:
- a CDS encoding MerR family transcriptional regulator is translated as MRIGELAALAGVTTRTVRHYHRIGLLPEPARRANGYRVYTLRDTVELARVRRLTELGLSLDEVRDALADDAGKELHEILAGLDADLARQEAAIRQRRARLAELLRQAEGGGLPAEGPVSPELAAVFADMSRASARLGVPEPASAAKERELLALLDTTADDAHRGWLGALVHALSADPEAMTRAYGIYARLDELADADPGDPRVGELARDVVAAMPDEAVELVAAGSHATEGGAGDGGDERGEAFAEMFFADFPPAQAEVVRRAMALLGERTGGAGEAGGAGRAGRRRGESAS
- a CDS encoding RNB domain-containing ribonuclease yields the protein MPQRILYAVDAEDAPLRAALRRLRAAEDVPAAFPPEVLAEADRAAKAPRLPERDATDIPLYTVDPPGSRDLDQAVHIARRGGGGFRIHYAIADVAAFVTPGGALDAEARRRVTTLYFPDTRVPLHPEQLCEGAASLLPDQTAPALLWEIDLDSSGQTAEARVARALVRSRARLDYGGVQQTIDEGTAEEPVALLRDVGLLREELERERGGISLGVPEQEVARRDGGYALEYRAPLPAHGWNAQVSLLTGMAAADLMLAAGTGILRTLPPARRGALTYLHRVARALDIDWPEGLDYPELIRSLNPQMANHAAFLQECTALLRGAGYTVFDGAPPARQDAVHVAVADEYAHCTAPLRRLADRYAGELCLAAVADEPAPEWVREALGGIPELMAAGAARAARLERECVDLVEAALMSGRIGEVFDGHVVKVDEDRPTRGTVQLYEPAVIGRVESADSAPGPAAGEPLPLGHRLRVRLTAAEPGVSPVGFVPAP
- the leuE gene encoding leucine efflux protein LeuE, yielding MLGVTDLSTYLAGLALIILLPGPNSLYVVSVAARRGARAGYRAAGGVMCGDMVLMVLSAGGVASLLQASPTAFAVVKFAGAGYLTWLAVGMLRGAWRMWREREARAVARAEGEPAGAEQARGEMERPYRRAFVVSLLNPKAILFFVSFFVQFIDPAYAHPELTFLVLAAWAQLFSITYLTALIFSGTHLAALFRRRRRLTAGMSAAAGTAFLGFAAKLSMSSA
- a CDS encoding MOSC domain-containing protein gives rise to the protein MNGTVTAVCSSGEYTFTKPAREAITLLAGLGVEGDVHAGVTVRHRSRVARDPSQPNLRQVHLIHEELFAEVAAAGFRVRPGEMGENVTTRGVDLLRLPTGTLLHLGAEAVVEVTGLRNPCSQIDGFQGGLLKQVVGRDAAGNVVRRAGVMSVVLTGGVVRPGDPVVVVLPDAPHRPLQQV
- a CDS encoding beta-1,3-glucanase family protein, which encodes MISRRRLLGGLAVASAAAGTPLVLSAARAGGAAAALDVTVVNKTGAYENSSVSIYVVGNEGGRQVRLTPDGTLAPISLDDNGPDGYTDYAIPFAGSGDTALTLPNMSGRLYVALGGKLKMKAVTDGAGNAALAYPAGWVSTDPNYAVVHDCMEFTLNDAGMFCNTTMVDMFSVPMSIHLTGAKDQTTGTLKDGARKQVFDTLAGTEGFDRLVDADGLRVIAPGHGLDAGLFDGAYLDGYVDEVWSAYAGKDLKVTTNAGTFTGRVAGDRLSFTGPADVAFDRPPTRDVLFCDGKLAAPNDGTTGPVAAVLGAALNRTTLRDHADQPVTDASAFYGTDISNHYARVMHEVSEDGRAYGFAFDDVSGFASYIEDGAPQQLTLTLTPF
- a CDS encoding glycoside hydrolase family 16 protein, translated to MHAIRRRWRRILLCAVATLAAVSALTLPSATAGEDDGNAPAPLAEVFRDDFDGAAGSPPDAANWIIDTGTSYPGGPANWGTGEIQTYTDSPENLQKDGNGHLTITPRRNGSGGWTSARIETQRTDFQAPAGGVMRIEARIQMPNITGEEALGYWPAFWTLGDAYRGNYWNWPGIGEFDIMENVNGIDSVWGVLHCGTAPGGPCNENNGLGASRACPGGSCQSGFHEYALELDRSGSVEELRWYVDGQQYHSVNADQVGAETWANLAHHGHFLLLNVAMGGAFPDGVAGHATPVDATRPGVPMVVDYVSVEQSGGAAK